Proteins encoded within one genomic window of Cherax quadricarinatus isolate ZL_2023a unplaced genomic scaffold, ASM3850222v1 Contig5342, whole genome shotgun sequence:
- the LOC128698424 gene encoding uncharacterized protein — MALISKEDNNVCRLFKAMNLCGSQVLHKIFCWGTPGKPCNMRLDEYLNNLPQTSSANYLSLSRKYRMFYKRQMKLIDSSPDGTKFDMPLLILSIKLACENVAHLNDPKWIIPSVEMEYYITAVKNIRNDILHNHSAIPDEEFFRIIRELREVLTGCLRRSGERYGRDEAEVDMEINQMNNNLDLIISEILGEEDIIRYSSDDIRRIVINDSCYELKKFFQNIIYINPVSFFNTDLPLKVDNIFVDIEVRQGKRRGEGEHIDYRDLLSLVQTQNRDSCAPPKILVLEGMAGSGKTTLLKLLTQEWSEGGQRAIKGLVNYELLLWVQCGDSTRKSYQDLLDYLIPDVSSKFRNLLPRIIKLCKVLILIDGLDELNINSRELVKSLLQEFRNCTCLTFMCTSRPETVEMFMMMIPEEYEVTYAELLGIKKKYLEEFVRLTHQEITRHTMSNRNTEKLVNKIKLFEDLHEHLRLPSNLTYFVYSWDQRPDDVNTMTITKTELYQEIHRLRHRKLLNRLKNKDISENHLEEKVQIILRMLYKISLESLSRHQLTLDEAAEEQLISACNAYDLPYNEILSAFMSLKPIRTWQGVEERYSAPHQGIHDYFSALHIVMTLKDHLQSSALHVSIEEMLKQSVRTTMVNMAKYNNVLVHVAGLLPVLLGKVPEATTQEIVRLVREANMNLSDTCNVDQWLHLIENTKCNKNITREIARFINTEKPICIKENQMLCCKALFPHLEPSEVHIDVMSEPDDVSDLLHLLDVLTSYNHHCIGLALHHHYLHDDAVTTSDKILQHVQPK, encoded by the coding sequence ATGGCTTTAATATCTAAAGAGGATAATAATGTATGCAGGCTCTTTAAAGCTATGAATCTGTGTGGCAGTCAAGTACTGCATAAAATATTCTGCTGGGGAACCCCGGGTAAACCTTGTAATATGAGGCTGGATGAATACTTAAATAACTTGCCTCAAACATCATCAGCAAACTACTTAAGTCTTTCAAGAAAATACAGAATGTTTTACAAAAGGCAAATGAAATTAATTGATTCTAGTCCAGATGGAACAAAGTTTGATATGCCTTTGCTTATTCTGAGTATCAAACTAGCCTGTGAGAATGTAGCTCATTtgaatgatccaaaatggatcaTTCCCAGTGTGGAAATGGAGTATTACATCACTGCTGTAAAGAACATTAGGAACGACATTCTTCATAATCACTCTGCAATTCCTGATGAAGAGTTTTTTCGTATCATAAGAGAACTTCGTGAGGTATTAACTGGATGTCTCAGAAGATCAGGAGAGCGGTATGGGCGAGACGAGGCTGAAGTGGACATGGAAATCAATCAGATGAATAATAACCTGGACCTCATCATAAGTGAAATACTCGGAGAGGAAGACATAATAAGGTATTCTAGTGATGATATAAGAAGGATTGTCATTAATGATAGTTGTTATGAACTGAAGAAGTTTTTCCAAAATATAATTTATATCAACCCAGTGTCTTTTTTCAATACTGACCTTCCACTTAAAGTAGACAATATTTTTGTCGATATTGAAGTTAGACAAGGTAAACGGAGAGGTGAAGGTGAACATATAGATTATAGAGATCTTCTCAGCCTTGTTCAGACACAAAATCGTGATTCCTGTGCACCACCTAAAATACTTGTACTTGAAGGTATGGCAGGGAGTGGAAAGACTACTCTACTGAAGCTACTAACACAGGAATGGTCAGAGGGTGGTCAAAGAGCAATTAAAGGTTTAGTCAATTACGAACTCCTCTTGTGGGTACAGTGTGGAGACTCAACCAGAAAGTCCTACCAGGATCTCCTAGACTACCTAATACCAGATGTTTCATCAAAATTCAGGAATCTTCTGCCTAGAATAATAAAACTCTGTAAGGTCCTAATACTCATTGATGGATTGGATGAACTGAATATCAATTCTAGAGAATTAGTCAAAAGTCTTTTACAAGAATTCCGGAACTGTACTTGTTTAACTTTTATGTGTACCTCAAGACCTGAAACAGTCGAAATGTTCATGATGATGATCCCTGAAGAATATGAAGTAACATATGCTGAATTACttggcataaaaaaaaaatatttggaggAATTTGTGCGTCTGACTCACCAAGAGATAACTCGCCACACGATGAGTAACAGAAACACTGAAAAATTAGTAAATAAGATAAAGTTATTTGAAGATCTTCATGAACACTTAAGATTGCCAAGTAATTTAACATATTTTGTTTACTCCTGGGACCAACGTCCAGATGACGTAAACACAATGACCATCACTAAAACAGAACTCTACCAGGAAATACATCGTCTACGTCACAGAAAGTTATTAAATAGATTGAAAAATAAAGATATAAGTGAAAATCACCTAGAGGAGAAGGTTCAAATAATTTTAAGGATGTTATACAAGATATCACTGGAGAGCCTCTCGCGTCATCAGCTCACCCTTGATGAAGCAGCAGAAGAACAACTGATATCTGCTTGTAATGCATATGATTTACCTTACAATGAGATACTTTCTGCATTCATGAGTTTGAAGCCAATTAGGACGTGGCAAGGTGTCGAGGAGCGGTACTCAGCACCTCACCAGGGAATTCATGATTACTTCAGTGCTCTCCATATTGTGATGACACTCAAGGACCATTTACAGTCTTCTGCACTGCATGTCAGCATAGAGGAAATGTTAAAACAGAGTGTCAGGACAACCATGGTAAACATGGCCAAGTATAACAATGTTCTTGTGCATGTGGCCGGGCTGCTTCCTGTCTTACTTGGTAAGGTGCCTGAAGCCACCACGCAGGAAATTGTCCGTCTTGTGCGTGAGGCTAATATGAACCTATCTGACACTTGCAATGTGGACCAGTGGTTGCACCTTATTGAGAACACCAAATGCAATAAAAATATCACTAGGGAAATAGCTCGTTTCATCAATACTGAAAAGCCGATTTGCATCAAAGAGAACCAGATGTTGTGTTGCAAAGCTCTTTTTCCTCACCTCGAACCATCTGAGGTGCACATTGATGTCATGAGTGAACCTGATGATGTGTCCGACCTGCTTCACCTGCTGGATGTTCTCACCTCGTACAATCATCACTGCATAGGACTGGCCCTGCACCACCATTATCTTCATGATGATGCGGTCACCACGTCCGACAAGATCCTGCAACATGTACAGCCTAAGTGA